Proteins encoded together in one Candidatus Paceibacterota bacterium window:
- the rplL gene encoding 50S ribosomal protein L7/L12 — protein MADTPAKFKAIVDGLETMSVLDLHELVKHLEEKFGVSAAAVAAAPAAGAAAAGGEEKSTFTVELKDGGASKINVIKVVKEALGLGLKEAKDLVDGAPKVLKEGVKKEDAEKLKKDIEAAGGKVELK, from the coding sequence ATGGCAGACACCCCAGCAAAGTTCAAGGCAATCGTCGACGGTCTCGAGACGATGTCGGTTCTCGACCTTCACGAGCTCGTGAAGCACCTCGAGGAGAAGTTCGGCGTATCCGCAGCGGCGGTAGCGGCAGCTCCGGCAGCCGGCGCAGCAGCAGCGGGCGGCGAAGAGAAGTCTACGTTCACCGTAGAGCTCAAGGACGGCGGCGCTTCGAAGATCAACGTCATCAAGGTCGTTAAGGAGGCCCTCGGCCTCGGCCTCAAGGAGGCTAAGGATCTCGTCGACGGCGCTCCGAAGGTTCTCAAGGAAGGCGTCAAAAAAGAGGACGCAGAGAAGCTCAAGAAGGATATCGAGGCGGCAGGCGGAAAGGTCGAACTTAAGTAA
- the rplJ gene encoding 50S ribosomal protein L10, whose product MPITKDKKKELVKELEAVLKDSKGAVFVGFKGLKVNDANKMRLAFKAQGVGYIVAKKTLLNRALDAAKIEGAKPDMAGEVAVAYATENLASSREVGGFLKKNKGMLSILGGIFEGKYISKDEVVTYSSIPSRETLYAQIVNLFNSPIQRSVIAISEIAKKKGTAAPAETPAA is encoded by the coding sequence ATGCCAATCACCAAAGACAAGAAGAAGGAGCTCGTCAAAGAGCTCGAAGCTGTCTTGAAGGATTCTAAGGGCGCGGTCTTCGTAGGCTTCAAAGGCCTCAAGGTGAACGACGCTAACAAGATGCGCTTGGCTTTCAAAGCCCAGGGCGTCGGTTACATCGTAGCCAAGAAGACTCTCCTCAACCGAGCTCTCGACGCGGCAAAGATCGAAGGCGCAAAGCCTGACATGGCCGGCGAAGTCGCAGTCGCATACGCGACCGAAAATCTCGCTTCGTCCCGAGAAGTCGGCGGATTCCTCAAGAAGAACAAGGGCATGCTCTCCATCCTCGGCGGTATTTTCGAAGGAAAGTACATCTCGAAGGACGAGGTCGTGACCTACAGCTCGATCCCAAGCAGGGAGACGCTCTATGCCCAGATCGTCAATCTCTTCAATTCTCCTATCCAGCGCAGCGTCATCGCGATCAGCGAGATAGCGAAGAAGAAGGGAACGGCGGCTCCGGCAGAGACCCCGGCGGCATAA
- a CDS encoding S41 family peptidase — MSLKRIVVIVLSLALAGGAVFATLHSLNSRAAEATYKTPEESDPYVRFGMEAYDKIRENYWASTTEEQVADHFQLSLQKALNSPVVPLLATRNRVGTAEMLKTAIDAATSTAAKKQMVVDTLIIALYNLQPVGHGQLLSAVQETELRQGVSNIHPEKNLYQDLGLAAGASAEDVNKAAEEKQKVLAAEAKTSSEARKELEQVSYAKEVLANPNTKDLYDAGGIEPTVKSKAVGKTLYVSISSISPTTFIEFGRTILSATTTPGLSSMIIDLRGNLGGSLDFAAAFVGLFIGENQYAYDLYHQGEYKPQRTTAPKFAELGRYKEIAILTDGASQSTAEVTTAAMKRLGLAHSVGETTRGWGTVENTFPIETVIDPSERYSMLLVHSLTLRDDNQPVESNGVVPDVSIKDPNWKSELSTYFRSTDLIAAVKSVF; from the coding sequence ATGTCATTGAAACGTATCGTCGTTATTGTCCTTTCTCTCGCACTTGCCGGCGGTGCCGTGTTCGCAACGCTCCACAGCCTGAATTCTCGCGCCGCTGAAGCGACATATAAAACTCCTGAAGAATCCGACCCATACGTGCGTTTCGGTATGGAAGCGTACGACAAGATCCGCGAGAATTACTGGGCTTCGACGACGGAAGAGCAGGTGGCGGACCATTTCCAGCTTTCGCTCCAGAAAGCCCTGAATAGCCCCGTCGTGCCGCTTCTCGCGACTCGCAACCGCGTCGGGACGGCAGAAATGCTCAAGACCGCGATCGATGCCGCGACGTCCACTGCCGCAAAAAAGCAGATGGTCGTGGATACGCTCATCATCGCTCTCTATAACCTGCAGCCCGTGGGGCATGGGCAGCTCCTTTCCGCCGTACAGGAAACCGAACTGCGCCAGGGGGTAAGCAATATCCATCCGGAGAAGAATCTCTATCAGGACCTCGGCTTGGCCGCAGGCGCGAGCGCCGAAGACGTGAACAAAGCAGCAGAGGAAAAGCAGAAGGTCCTTGCCGCAGAAGCCAAGACATCGTCCGAAGCGCGAAAGGAGCTCGAACAGGTGTCGTATGCAAAGGAGGTGCTCGCCAATCCGAATACCAAAGACCTCTATGACGCGGGCGGTATAGAGCCGACGGTCAAAAGCAAAGCGGTAGGGAAGACGCTTTACGTGAGCATTTCAAGCATATCGCCGACGACGTTCATCGAATTCGGTAGGACGATCCTGTCAGCGACGACTACGCCCGGCCTATCGAGTATGATCATAGACCTTCGCGGCAATCTGGGCGGATCGCTCGACTTCGCGGCCGCATTCGTCGGGCTTTTCATAGGAGAGAATCAGTACGCATATGACCTGTACCATCAGGGCGAATACAAGCCGCAGCGCACGACCGCGCCGAAATTCGCCGAGCTCGGACGATACAAAGAGATCGCCATATTGACCGATGGGGCGAGCCAGTCGACGGCTGAAGTGACGACCGCCGCCATGAAGCGCCTCGGCCTCGCGCATTCGGTCGGGGAAACGACGCGCGGATGGGGCACCGTCGAGAATACGTTTCCGATCGAGACCGTCATCGATCCGAGCGAGAGATACTCGATGCTCCTCGTTCACAGCCTTACGCTCCGCGACGACAATCAGCCTGTCGAATCGAACGGCGTCGTGCCCGACGTTTCCATAAAAGATCCGAATTGGAAGAGCGAGCTTTCGACCTATTTCCGTTCGACGGATCTGATCGCGGCCGTAAAATCCGTATTTTGA
- a CDS encoding DoxX family protein, translating into MNSKRADIISLIVRLIIGGIFIFAGWVKASDMTMTLGFFSQLGLPSFLAYVISYAEILGGIALVIGLWTELASTGLAIIMIGATYYSYQMAPAMNMPVSQAIMPTIAIFAAALSLIATGAGRFSVAGRTNKGV; encoded by the coding sequence ATGAACAGCAAGCGCGCGGATATTATCAGCCTCATTGTACGCCTCATCATCGGCGGTATATTCATTTTCGCGGGATGGGTGAAGGCCTCGGATATGACTATGACCTTGGGCTTCTTCAGCCAGCTCGGCCTTCCTTCGTTCCTCGCGTACGTGATCTCGTATGCTGAGATCCTCGGCGGCATCGCCCTCGTTATAGGCCTTTGGACCGAGCTCGCTTCTACGGGCCTGGCCATCATCATGATCGGCGCGACGTATTACAGCTACCAGATGGCTCCTGCTATGAATATGCCCGTATCCCAGGCCATTATGCCGACTATCGCCATATTCGCGGCCGCGCTCTCGCTTATCGCGACCGGAGCAGGCCGTTTTTCGGTTGCCGGACGTACTAACAAGGGGGTATAG